A genomic region of Micromonospora sp. NBC_01796 contains the following coding sequences:
- a CDS encoding putative leader peptide, with protein sequence MHPITRRTVVIASTPRSAGVVLVSRRHIDLQRVAGALCPR encoded by the coding sequence GTGCACCCGATCACCCGCCGGACCGTCGTCATCGCGTCGACACCGAGATCTGCCGGTGTTGTCCTGGTCTCCCGTCGACACATCGACCTGCAGCGCGTTGCCGGCGCACTCTGTCCCCGCTGA
- a CDS encoding LLM class flavin-dependent oxidoreductase has translation MSDSGSSLHLAVALDGAGWHPAAWREPGARPTELLTPRYWSDLVIEAERGLLDFVTIDDSLGLQSSSRTESDRRTDQVRGRLDAVLVAARVAPLTSHIGLVPTVVVTHTEPFHIAKAIATLDYVSSGRAGVQVRVSARPDEAAHFGRRTLPRISLDDLSTPQAQELIGDLFAETADYVEAVRRLWDSWEDDAEIRDVATGRFVDRDKLHYVDFEGRWFNVKGPSITPRPPQGQPLVSALAHQSVPYRLVAGSADIGYVTPHDATQVREIVAEIRAGQAAAGRAGETVHILGDLVVFLDDSAPAAEARRARLDDLAGSPYVSDAPVFVGTPAQLADLLQEWHLAGLSGFRLRPGTIPHDLEQITRALVPELQRRQAFRTGYAAGTLRGLLGLTRPANRYAAV, from the coding sequence ATGTCCGATTCAGGAAGCTCACTGCATCTCGCGGTCGCCCTCGACGGCGCCGGCTGGCACCCCGCGGCGTGGCGCGAACCCGGGGCCCGGCCGACCGAACTGCTCACCCCGCGCTACTGGTCCGACCTGGTGATCGAAGCCGAACGGGGGCTGCTGGACTTCGTGACGATCGACGACTCGCTCGGGTTGCAGTCGTCGAGTCGTACCGAGTCGGACCGGCGGACCGACCAGGTACGCGGACGCCTCGACGCCGTGCTGGTCGCCGCCCGCGTCGCGCCACTGACCAGCCACATCGGACTGGTGCCCACGGTCGTGGTCACCCACACCGAGCCGTTCCACATCGCGAAGGCGATCGCCACCCTGGACTACGTCTCGTCCGGCCGGGCCGGAGTGCAGGTCCGGGTGTCGGCCCGGCCGGACGAGGCGGCCCACTTCGGCCGCCGCACCCTGCCCCGGATCAGCCTCGACGACCTGTCCACCCCGCAGGCGCAGGAGCTGATCGGGGACCTGTTCGCCGAGACCGCCGACTACGTGGAGGCGGTACGGCGACTCTGGGACAGCTGGGAGGACGACGCGGAGATCCGGGACGTCGCCACCGGGCGCTTCGTCGACCGGGACAAGCTGCACTACGTCGACTTCGAGGGACGCTGGTTCAACGTCAAGGGCCCGTCCATCACCCCTCGGCCCCCGCAGGGCCAACCCCTGGTCAGCGCGCTGGCGCACCAGAGCGTGCCGTACCGGCTCGTCGCCGGGTCCGCCGACATCGGCTACGTGACGCCGCACGACGCCACGCAGGTGCGGGAGATCGTCGCCGAGATCCGGGCCGGGCAGGCCGCCGCCGGGCGGGCCGGGGAAACCGTGCACATCCTCGGTGACCTGGTCGTGTTCCTGGACGACTCGGCTCCGGCCGCCGAAGCCCGCAGGGCGCGCCTCGACGACCTCGCCGGCAGCCCGTACGTCAGCGACGCCCCGGTGTTCGTCGGCACCCCGGCGCAACTGGCGGACCTGTTGCAGGAGTGGCACCTGGCCGGGCTGTCCGGGTTTCGCCTGCGCCCCGGCACCATCCCGCACGACCTGGAGCAGATCACCCGGGCACTCGTGCCGGAGCTGCAGCGTCGGCAGGCGTTCCGAACCGGGTACGCCGCCGGCACCCTGCGCGGGCTGCTCGGCCTGACCAGGCCAGCCAATCGTTACGCGGCCGTCTGA